The following nucleotide sequence is from Natronosalvus caseinilyticus.
GCGGGGCCGTTCGCGCTGGCGTCGGCACCGTCATCCGCGTCACCGTCGGCACCGCCACCGCCGTACACGAACGTCTCCAGGTCGCGCTGTCCGAGGACGGTTCGAGTCCCGTCCAGGTCGCGGACCACGCGGTACGGTTCGGCCTCGTGGATCTCGTGGAGCGTCTCGAGGTGGGTGTCGGCGTCGTAGCCGACGACGGCTTCCGAGGCGGTCGCGTCACCGTCGAACGATCGCTCGGTGAGCTTGTACTGGTACTCGGTGCCGACGTTCTCGTAGCCGAAGTGGGCGTAGCGCTGACGGTTACCGCTCAGATCGGAGAGGGGAACGTCCTCGTCGGCCATCCGATCGAACCAGAACTCGAGCAACTGGCTCATGTAGCCGTTGCCGCGGTATCGTCTGTCGGTGGCGACGCCGCCGATACCCCAGCACTCGACCGTCTCGCCGTCGACTCCGGTCGAGAGGGTCTGTGGGACGGCGCCGATGTGGCTCACGATGCGGTCGTCCTCGACGATGATCGCGTGGTAGTCGCTGTGGTCCGGGTCATATGCAAACGGGAGGCTGGCTTGCATCCCGCCGCGCTCGTAGGCGAAGTAACGGTCGAGCAGCCCCATCATCTCCGAGAACTCCTCCGGGGTCGCGAGTCGCGGACCGTCGGCGTCGGTCATCGGGACCACCGCGTTGCTGGTCGGTCGGTTTCGGTACGAGCGTCGGTCGTAGAGTCGTCAGTTGACATGGTCGATGAGTGTGGTGAGTTGGTCGAATTCGTGCGTTGCAATCGCGACGTCGTCGCCGGGTTCGTCCTGTGGTACGCTACACTCGCCGGTGACGAACCCGTCGTAATCGGTCGCCGCCAGCGCCTCGAACAGGGGCGTGTGATCGACCTCGCCTTCGCCGAGCCGGCGGGGTCGATACGTCCGCAGGCCGTCGGCGGTCTCGAGGCGGAACGCTCCGGGGGCGCCCCCGTTCTCGCCCCCGTTTCTGTCCCTGTCCCCGTCGGCGACCAGTTGCTCGTCCTTGACGTGGACGTGGCGCAGGTCGTCGCCCAGTCGGTCGACGGAGTCGGCACCGTACGCCTCGCCGACGAGGAACATGTTTCCGGCGTCGTGGATGACGCCCACGTTGTCCCGGTCGATGGCCGACAGCAGTTGCTCCGTACCCGAGACCGTCTCGGAGAGCCAGCGGGCGTGAATTTCGATCAGGAGGGTGACGTCGTACGTCGCGGCCCGATCAGCGGCCCGCTGATACCACGTCGCGGCCGTCTCGACGTCTTCGTCGGTCGCTTTCCACGGGGCCGGTCCGCCGGGATTGTGCCGAACGAAGTCGCACTCGAGCAGGGTCGCGAACTCGAGGAATCGCTCGAGTGCCTCGATCTGAGCCTCACACTCGGATCGGGACTTGCCGACGTACGCACCCGTGTAGGTCGCGAGACACGGAACGTCGAGGTCGTGATCGTCGAGTCGTTCCCGGAGGGCAGCGACCTCGTCGGTCGTCCGGTCGACGTCGAGGTGGGGGCCCCGGCACATCGGTTCGAACCCGTCGTAGCCGATTTCGGCCGTCAGATCGACGGCCTTCTCGAGGCTCCGGTCGCGCAGAACCTTGCTGAACAGGGCTGGTTGGATCGCCATCTGGTGTAGGGTATTCTCGAACAATTATAAATACTGGCACGGTATGGGTTCGTGGTCGTCGCCACCAAAAAACGACGCGTCGCACCTCGAGCGAAGGCGTGACGATCAGTTATCGTGTTCAGTCGAGGGATTGCACGACGATTGGCGGTACAAACGATTAAGACCCTCGCCTCCATCGGACCCGATAGCACATGACAGCGACCGAGCTACGCGTCGTTCCTCGACCGCGTCGCGTCGAGACGGCGAGCGGAACCGTCCGATTCGAGCCGCCATTTGCGCTCGCCACGGGGGCGGACGTCCCCCCAGTCGTCGTTTCCCTGTTCGAAACGCTCCTCGAACGGGAGACGAACTCTCCGGTACAGCGGGGAACCGACGACGCGGACGTCGAACTCCGTCTTGAGGACTCGCCCACCAATGCACCCTCCGACGCGGTCGGCGACCCGGAGGGGTACGTCCTCGAGGCGGACGCCGACGCAGAGAGGGTAACGATTCGCGCTGCGAGCGCCGACGGCCTTCGACACGGCTGCCAGACGTTCGTGACCGGAATTTCACGAGTCGGTGAGGGCGACGGACACGAACAGTGGACCCTGCCCGGCTGCGAAATCCACGACTGGCCGGAGTCGTCCTGGCGGGAGTTCATGCTTGACCCGGCTCGCGGCTTTCTCCCGGTCGAGCAGGTGAAACGACGGATCGACCAGGCCGCGCGGGCAAAGTACAATCGACTCCACCTCCACCTGCTCGACGACGAAGGGTACGCCCTCGAGTCTGCGGCCTACCCCAGACTGAACCAGGACGCGGACGGCGCGCCCCACCCCGCGTACTCGCCGGAGGACGTCGATGAACTCGTCACCTACGCGAGCGACCGTGGGATCGACATCGTTCCCGAAATCGACGTTCCGGCCCACGCCAGTCACCTCCTCGAGCGGTATCCCGAACTCCGGTGTACCGTCGAAGACGGCGAGCCCGCCGACCGAACGATCTGTATCGGCTCCGAAGAGACCGTCGAGTTCGTCGAGACGCTACTCGAGGAGGTGATCGAGCAGTTCCCCTTCGAGTACGTCCACGTTGGCGGCGACGAGTGGGAGATGCAGGGGTACTCTTGGAACGAGTGCGTCGATTGCCAGGCGAAGATGGCTGCGGACGGCTCCGAGACGGACACCGAGCACTTCTACGCGTTCGTTCGCCACCTCCACGACTTCCTCGCCGGCCACGACCGCCGGACAATTGTCTGGAACGACCAGATCGACATCTCGATGTCGCCCGACCTCCCCCGGGACCTGCTGATCCACTTCTGGCGCGTCGCGGCGCCCGACCGAGGTCCGGTAGAGGGGTGTAGCCTGGAGCGGTTCCTCGAGGGGCGATTCGACGTGATCAACTCCTACGTCCACGCGGCCTACGTCCGGGGCTGGATCACGGAGGACTACATGCTCGGGTGGGCGCCCACGCGTCGGCCGACGGTCCCGGACGATCGGGCGTCGCAGGTTCGCGGCGGGGGACTGCTCGCGTGGGAACCCTCTGACGAGGCGGAGCGGGCGTACTTCGAGCGGGCGCTCCCGTCGGCGATGCCGATCTTCGCGGACCGACTCTGGAACTCGACGGGCGTCGACGACCGGGAATCCTACTCGCTGTCGGTGACCCGACACGCGCTCGGCCCGTTCGTCCCGGACGGGTTCGACGTGTATCGCGAACTGGGTGGACTGATTCTGCCGACGTGGTGGAAGCGCCCATCCGGAACGCTGCTCGCCCACGTGAATCGTTCGCTCCGGGATCGAACGCCCGCCCAGGCCGAGGCGGACTACCGATCGGCGATCGAGACGCTCTCGAGGCTGCGCGAGACCGATCGGACGATCTATCCCGAAACCGCATCGGCGTACGAATCGTCACTCGAGTGGCTGGTCGAGGTCGCCGAGCGAGACGGTCGGGGCGTTCTCGACCGGCCCTGAGCACACCTCGAGTCCCTCTCGTAGTCCCTTCAGCGGTCCTCTCGTGGCCCACTCGTGGTACCTTCAAGTCCACTCCGAGGCCCCTCGTGGCCTGCTGACCGAATTTGAGGTCCTATCGGAGCGAAATTCTCTGGAAAGTGGATTCGGATGCAAAACGATCGACGCGCGACGAGTACACCGTATCGGTTTTGACGAATTAGAACCGGGAGTAACGGCTAAATCATTAGCCAGAGCAGACGCCTGTTTTATATACTCGAGATATGTGATAACGATACAATAGTTTGCGAAAATTATATTGTATTGTAAAATAATGTGTGGGTGGATGTCATATGACAAGCCACGTCGGGACCGTAGCGAGCGGTCTCGAGAGGAACTGGATGCAGTAACCGAACGGTCGAGCGCCTTCGACGTCTCGCGGCGATCGATGCTGGCGACGACGGGCGCCGGTATTCTCGGCGGGCTCTTCTCGAGCACCGGGACGGTCGGCGCCGCGGAGTCCGACGCGCTCAACGCGAAGACCCGAACCACGATCTGGACCGACGAGATGCGAGCGAACGCCCGACGGAACATCGGCCGGTACGACTGGGCCACGAGTCAACGGGACACCGCTGTCGCGGAAGCCGACGCGCGTCTGGAACGGCTGGGCCCCGACCTCGAGAGCCTCTGGAGCCTGGTCACTGCCCAGGGAATCCCTCGCGGCGGTGGACTGGTGAACCAGCGCGAGATCCTCGGCGGCTACCACGATTCGGGCGACGACCGCCTCTGGAAGATGAAGACGGAAGTCGACAATCCGCACGGCGACGGGAAACTCACCATGCCGACGAACGACTTCGGCGCCTACCGCGAGAGCGGCCTGGACGACCGGGGAATGTTCGATCCCGACCTGGCCGACGACTCGCTGCTGGTCAACGAGGAACACCCCGAGATGGGCGAGGGCTGGGGCGTCGACGACGGCTGGGGATGGATCGACGAGAACGACGACCTGGGCGGCGGCGCCGGTACCAGGTGGAACTTCGTCGCCTACTACAACCACTGGCACATCTGGCGGCCGGGAGGCATTCTCGGACTCGTTCGCCGCCTCACTGACGCCTACCTCTACACCGGCGACCGGAAGTACTCGAGGGCGGGAACCGTTCTCCTCGACCGGATTGCGGACGTCTATCCCGAAATGGACCTCACCGAGTACACGTTCACGCTCGACGGGTTCTGGAACAGCCACGGCGGCCGCCAGACGGGGAAGGTGGTCGGTGCGTTCTGGGAGTCGAACCTCATGCGGCCGATCGTCCGCTCCTACGACGCGTTCTTCCCCGGCATGGAGGACGACGACGAACTCGTCGCGTTCCTCGAGGACAGAACCGACGAGTACCCGGGTCTGGCGGACAAGGATTCGATCGAGAAGATCCGAAAGAACATCGAGGATGGTATCCACCGCGAGATCCTGCCAGCGAACAAGGATTCGAACATGATCGTCGCGAGCGGCGGCGGGAGCGCACTCGTGCAGGCCGCTCGCGCACTCGACGAGCCCGACGGCTACACGAAGGAGGCGATCGAGTGGGTCTTCCAGCCCGGCGACGAGTACTTCGACGGTGACGTCTGGAACGAAGAGCCCGAGAACTGGTACACTACCGGCGGAAACATCCTCACCCCGCTGGTCGACCGGGCCGACCGCGACGGGTATTTCGAAATCGAGGCGCCACACTACAACCGCATCCCACACAGCTCGGTTCGACAGGTAGCCGACTATCTCCGGGGGTACGACGCGTTCGACGGCGCGGACCTCTACCAGCACCCCAAACTCCAGCAGTCGCTCCTCCAGAACACGCATCTGCTGTTGATCGACGAGTTCACACCCCAACTCGGCGACGCACACGGCCCGTCCGCCGTCGAGTGGAGCCAGACCTCGGTCGAGGAAGGATTCAAGCTGACTGGTGAGCCGATCTTCGCCCAACTGTGGCACTACCAGAACGGCTACTCGACCGCGGGGATCAACGGCTCCATCTTCGACGCCGAGCCCGAGGACCTCAGCGACGACGTGCAGGCGATCATCGACGCCGAGGGGCCCCTCGACCTGCCGAGCCAGAACCTCGCGGGCTACGGCTTCGCCGCGCTCCGGGACGGCGAGAACTATCTGAACCAGTCGTTCGGGACGACCTACGACACGTCGAACCTGTTCGCCGACGCCTCTACGGAGGTCAACGATAGCTTCGACGAAGCCATTCAGTTCCAGTGCTACGAACCCGGCGAGTGGTGGACCTTCGAGTTCGACGCCGACGAAGCCGGCGAGTACGACCTCGAGATCGAATCGCTGTTCGTCGGCTCGTACGGCATCTACGACCTGTTTCTCAACGGAGAGCAGGTCGACACCGTCGACTTCTACAGCCCTTCGTTCACCCGCGACACCATCACGTACACGGTCGACCTCGAGGCTGGCACCAACGAACTCCGCTTCGAGTGCGTCGGCAAGAACGACGAGTCGAGCAACTACCTGATGGCGCTGTACTACCTCACGGTGGTCGGCGAGGACGAACGCGAGGACTGGGAGAACGCCAAAGAACTGGGCAACGCCAAGCGCGCGTTCTGGATGTACTACGGCCGAACGGGCATCAACGCGGGCGGCAGCACCCACAATCACGGCGACGCGCTCAACCTCGGCGTGGCAGCTCACCGGCTCGAGCTCTCGCCCGACCTTGGCTACCCCGAGCGGACCGGCAACTGGCCGAAACACGACTTCACGAAGGGGACGATTAGCCACAACACCGTCACGGTCGACCGATCGCGCCAGGAGCAGCGGTGGGTCGCCACGCCGCGTCACTTCGAGGGCGAGGACGAGCGAGTGAACCTGATCGACGTGGACGCCTACCGAGCCTACGAGCAGTGCGACGAGTACCGGCGAACGACCGCGACGATCACCGTCGACGACGAGCACTCCTACGCCGTGGACTTCTTCCGCGTCGCCGGTGGCGACGATCACGTGTTCAGCTTCCACGGACAGGTCGGCGAGACGACGGCCGAGGGCGTCGACCTCGTCCCTCAGGGTGGCGGCACCTACGCAGGTGAGGACATCCGGA
It contains:
- a CDS encoding GNAT family N-acetyltransferase, whose amino-acid sequence is MTDADGPRLATPEEFSEMMGLLDRYFAYERGGMQASLPFAYDPDHSDYHAIIVEDDRIVSHIGAVPQTLSTGVDGETVECWGIGGVATDRRYRGNGYMSQLLEFWFDRMADEDVPLSDLSGNRQRYAHFGYENVGTEYQYKLTERSFDGDATASEAVVGYDADTHLETLHEIHEAEPYRVVRDLDGTRTVLGQRDLETFVYGGGGADGDADDGADASANGPAYVSLTRTSRSRTIEEFGGSKRGLETLLSHVLALLDLNELTARVPPWHPLEPIVSRHSRFWTARPHRKFRINDLQDVLEAFEGHLEERWLESGRSGEGSVELAIAGEQSVRIVYGPDGVSVEPGSDGREPDIECERTAMSSLLFGMHDRCAHLRAGDPLLETALPLRFFVWASEHV
- a CDS encoding heparinase II/III domain-containing protein, translated to MSYDKPRRDRSERSREELDAVTERSSAFDVSRRSMLATTGAGILGGLFSSTGTVGAAESDALNAKTRTTIWTDEMRANARRNIGRYDWATSQRDTAVAEADARLERLGPDLESLWSLVTAQGIPRGGGLVNQREILGGYHDSGDDRLWKMKTEVDNPHGDGKLTMPTNDFGAYRESGLDDRGMFDPDLADDSLLVNEEHPEMGEGWGVDDGWGWIDENDDLGGGAGTRWNFVAYYNHWHIWRPGGILGLVRRLTDAYLYTGDRKYSRAGTVLLDRIADVYPEMDLTEYTFTLDGFWNSHGGRQTGKVVGAFWESNLMRPIVRSYDAFFPGMEDDDELVAFLEDRTDEYPGLADKDSIEKIRKNIEDGIHREILPANKDSNMIVASGGGSALVQAARALDEPDGYTKEAIEWVFQPGDEYFDGDVWNEEPENWYTTGGNILTPLVDRADRDGYFEIEAPHYNRIPHSSVRQVADYLRGYDAFDGADLYQHPKLQQSLLQNTHLLLIDEFTPQLGDAHGPSAVEWSQTSVEEGFKLTGEPIFAQLWHYQNGYSTAGINGSIFDAEPEDLSDDVQAIIDAEGPLDLPSQNLAGYGFAALRDGENYLNQSFGTTYDTSNLFADASTEVNDSFDEAIQFQCYEPGEWWTFEFDADEAGEYDLEIESLFVGSYGIYDLFLNGEQVDTVDFYSPSFTRDTITYTVDLEAGTNELRFECVGKNDESSNYLMALYYLTVVGEDEREDWENAKELGNAKRAFWMYYGRTGINAGGSTHNHGDALNLGVAAHRLELSPDLGYPERTGNWPKHDFTKGTISHNTVTVDRSRQEQRWVATPRHFEGEDERVNLIDVDAYRAYEQCDEYRRTTATITVDDEHSYAVDFFRVAGGDDHVFSFHGQVGETTAEGVDLVPQGGGTYAGEDIRKPDYGEETDYNREVGSGFNYLTNVERDTDPGSSVAVDWDIEDYWNHRDDDADGVHLRLTSFGDFDEVALADGHPPDRSGNPDSLRYALLRRQGSGLESDFVSTIEHYEGERAVENVEKVSVEGGDGHAVRVELTNGRTDYVVCAFDETDTLTVDDTFEFKGFFGLYSVEDGEPEYAYVQDGTRLKPLDEPALVQESVSRVQGIVEDFTREMSLENELTIRVAGNGGHLERHAGFVYVDNDDSDPWRGEPDPTNPIEGRDQRGQGNGTYPIEEVGDSNGNLVTFDTGRQTFTRDFVDPDQLEDGGYNYIIDDNDDVQIPLTSTWSAE
- a CDS encoding family 20 glycosylhydrolase, with product MTATELRVVPRPRRVETASGTVRFEPPFALATGADVPPVVVSLFETLLERETNSPVQRGTDDADVELRLEDSPTNAPSDAVGDPEGYVLEADADAERVTIRAASADGLRHGCQTFVTGISRVGEGDGHEQWTLPGCEIHDWPESSWREFMLDPARGFLPVEQVKRRIDQAARAKYNRLHLHLLDDEGYALESAAYPRLNQDADGAPHPAYSPEDVDELVTYASDRGIDIVPEIDVPAHASHLLERYPELRCTVEDGEPADRTICIGSEETVEFVETLLEEVIEQFPFEYVHVGGDEWEMQGYSWNECVDCQAKMAADGSETDTEHFYAFVRHLHDFLAGHDRRTIVWNDQIDISMSPDLPRDLLIHFWRVAAPDRGPVEGCSLERFLEGRFDVINSYVHAAYVRGWITEDYMLGWAPTRRPTVPDDRASQVRGGGLLAWEPSDEAERAYFERALPSAMPIFADRLWNSTGVDDRESYSLSVTRHALGPFVPDGFDVYRELGGLILPTWWKRPSGTLLAHVNRSLRDRTPAQAEADYRSAIETLSRLRETDRTIYPETASAYESSLEWLVEVAERDGRGVLDRP
- a CDS encoding sugar phosphate isomerase/epimerase family protein encodes the protein MAIQPALFSKVLRDRSLEKAVDLTAEIGYDGFEPMCRGPHLDVDRTTDEVAALRERLDDHDLDVPCLATYTGAYVGKSRSECEAQIEALERFLEFATLLECDFVRHNPGGPAPWKATDEDVETAATWYQRAADRAATYDVTLLIEIHARWLSETVSGTEQLLSAIDRDNVGVIHDAGNMFLVGEAYGADSVDRLGDDLRHVHVKDEQLVADGDRDRNGGENGGAPGAFRLETADGLRTYRPRRLGEGEVDHTPLFEALAATDYDGFVTGECSVPQDEPGDDVAIATHEFDQLTTLIDHVN